In the genome of Nocardioides sp. NBC_00368, the window GCGTCGGTCTGCACGCCGAGGAGGCCGGTGAGCAGGAAGCCGGTGTGGGCGACGGCGGAGTAGCCGAGCATCCGCTTCACATCGGTCTGCACGATCGCGAAGGAGGCACCCAGCAGCATCGTGAGCACCGCGACGACACCGATGGCCGGGCGCCAGATCTCACCCTCGGCCCCGAAGGCGACGTAGAAGAGCCGGAGCATCGCGGCGAACGCGGCGATCTTGGTAGCCGCGCTCATCCACGCCGTCACCGGTGTCGGAGCGCCCTGGTAGACGTCGGGGGTCCAGGAGTGGAAGGGCACCGCGCCGGTCTTGAAGAGCAGACCGACCGCCATCAGGCCGATGCCGAGGAGCAGCAGCGGGCTGGAGCCGTCCTCGGCCGCCGCCTCACCGATCTCTGCCAGCGACATCGAGCCGGCGAAGCCGTAGACCAGCGCGAGACCGTAGAGGAAGATGCCGGACGAGAAGGCGCCGAGCAGGAAGTACTTCAGCGCCGCTTCCTGGGAGAGCAGCCGGCGACGCCGCGCCAGCCCGGTCAGCAGGTAGAGCGGGAGCGAGAGCACCTCGAGGGCGACGAAGAGCATCAGCAGATCGCCGGAGATGCAGAAGAGCATCATCCCGCCGACCGCGAACATCATCAGCGGGTAGACCTCGGTGTGCTCCAGGCCCCGCTGGGAGGCGGTGCGCTCGGCCGAGGTGCCCGGCAGAGCCGCGGCCTGGCCGGCGAAGGCGCTCACTCCGTTGTCGAGGCGGCGCTCGGCGAAGAGCGCGACGCCGCCGAGCGAGACCAGCAGCACCAGGCCCTGGGAGAAGACCCCGGGACCGTCGATGACGAGGGCACCCTCCCCCGTCGAAGCACCAAGCGCCGTTCCGGCGCCGACGGCGACCGTCCCCGCGAGTGCGGCGACCAGGCCGGCCAGCGCCAGCGACACCTGGGCGTTGAACCGTGCGGCGCGCGGCGCGAAGGCCTCCACGACGACACCGGCGCAGGCGACGCCGAGCACCAGCAGGACGGGCCAGAGGGTGGCGTACGAAATTCCGGGGGACTCGAACATCGCGTCACTCACCTGCCTGGATGACATCAACAAGAGGAGCCACGACCGGCTGGGCCGCCGAGATCAGCGGTCCAGGGACGAAGCCGAAGAAGAAGAGCGCGACCAGCAGCGGCACGAGTACGCCGACCTCCCGCCGGTCGAGGTCGCGGACCGGTCTCCGGGAGAGCTGGGCGGGCCCGGTGAAGATCCGCTGGTAGGCCCACAGCACGTAGATCGCGGCAAGCACGATCGCGGTGACCGCGATGACGCCGACCAGCCAGTGGTAGTCGAACGCGCTGATCAGGACCATGATCTCGGAGACGAACTGGGACAGCCCGGGAAGGCCGGCGGTGGCCAGTCCGGCGATCAGGAACGTGCCGGCGAGCACCGGGGTGGCCTTCTCCAGCCCCTGCATCGAGGAGATCGAGGCGGTGCCCTTGCGAGCGATCAGGAATCCGGCGATCAGGAACATCGCCGCGGTCGCGACCCCGTGGTTGACCATGTAGAGGATCGCGCCGACCAGGCCCTCGCGGGTCGCCGCGAAGATGCCGAGCGTGATCAGCCCGAAGTGGCTCAGCGAGGTCAGACCGATCAGGCGGAGCAGGTCGTCCTGCCCGATCGCGAGCACCGCGCCGTAGACGATCGAGATCAGCGCCAGCACGATGACGACGGGCGTCGCCCAGGCGGAGGCCTCCGGCACCAGACCCAGGCAGAGCCGGATCATGCCGAAGGTGCCGATCTTGTCGAGGACGCACACCAGGAGCACCGAGGTCGGCGTCGTGGCCTGCTCGGTCGTGTCGGCCAGCCAGGTGTGCACCGGGAACAGCGGCGCCTTGACCGCGAACGCGATGAACATCGCCACGAAGATCCAGCGCTCGGCGGTGGTGCCGATGTCGAGCCGGGCCAGGTCGCTGATCAGGTAGGACGGCGCACCGGCCTCCGAGGAGACCACGAAGAACCCGATCAGCGCACCGAGCAGCACGAGTCCGCCGCCGAGCTGGAACATCAGGAACTTGAGCGCGGCCTTGGCCCGGTTGGGCCCGCCGTGCTGGCCGATCATGAAGTACGCCGGGATCAGCGTCGCCTCGAAGGCGATGTAGAAGACGAACAGATCGGCGGCCAGGAAGGTGAGCAGCGCGAAGGCCTCCAGGGCCAGCGCCCAGGCGTACCACCGCTTGTCGTGGTCCTTGACCGCCGCCACCATCACCAGCGGGACCAGGACGACGGTCAGCAGCACCATCAGCTTGCCGAAGCCGTCCATCTCGAGCGCCCAGTGGACGCCGAGCGGCTCCATCCAGACGACGTCGGTGTCGGGGGCCGTGAACATCGTGACGAGACCGGCGATCAGGGTGGCGATCGCGAAGCCGAAGGCCCACAGCTTGGGCCGGGCCGGCATCACCGCGGTGACCAGCGCGCCCACGAACGGGATGAGGACGAGAGTTGTCAGCATCAGTTGACCACCAGGATCGCGAGGGTCACCAGCACAGTGCCACCGAGGACGGAGAGGGCATAGGAGCGTACGTAGCCGGTCTGTGCCTTGCGGAGCTCACCGGCGATCGCTGCCAGGGCGATCGGGCCACCGCTCATCAGGCCGTCGACGGCGTACTTGTCGGTCGCCAGGGCGCCGCGGGTGATCGCCATCCCGGGCGGCACCACGACGTCCTCGATGTGCGGGACGTGCAGGTAGGGAGTCGGCTCGGTCGTGGCCGGGCGGCGCCCGAAGACGAACCCGGCGGCCGCGACGCCGATCGCGACCACGAGCACCGCGAGGACGGAGGTCGCCCAGACCGGGAGCGGACCGTGGTGCTCGGCGTGGCCGATGGCCACGACCGGCTCGAGCCAGTGCTCGATCCAACCGCCGAGCGCGAACACACCGCCGAGGACCGACAGCGCGGCGAGGACGACGAGCGGCCCGGTCATGATCCGCGGCGACTCGTGCGGATGTACGCCCTCGGGCCACCGCTTGCGGCCGAAGAAGGCGAGCATCATCAGGCGGGTCATGTAGAACGCGGTCACGCCGGCGGCCAGCAGGGCGATGATGCCGACCAGCCAGCTCTCGGCGAAGGCGACCTCGAGGATCTTGTCCTTCGACCAGAAGCCGGCGAAGCCGGGGAAGCCGATGATCGCCAGGTAGCCCATCGCGAAGGTCAGGAACGTAACAGGCAGCGCCCGGCTGAGGGCGCCGTAGTGCTTGAGGTTCACGTCGTCGTTCATGCCGTGCATCAGGGAGCCTGCGCCGAGGAACATGTTGGCCTTGAAGAAGCCGTGGGTGAGCAGGTGGAAGATCGCGAACGCGTAGCCCGGCCCACCCAGGCCGGCGGCCAGCATCATGTAGCCGATCTGGCTCATCGTCGAACCGGCCAGGACCTTCTTGATGTCGTCCTTCACGCAGGAGATCGCGGCACCCCAGATGATCGTCACCAGGGCGACGACCACGACGGCGGTCGAGGCGGCCTCGGCGGCGTCGAAGATCGCGCTGCTGCGGACGATCAGGTAGACGCCCGCGGTCACCATGGTCGCCGCGTGGATCAGCGCCGAGACGGGCGTCGGGCCCTCCATCGCGTCGAGCAGCCAGCCCTGCAGCGGCACCTGGGCGGACTTTCCGCAGGCGCCGACCAGCAGCAGGATGCCGAGCCAGTTGAGGGTCGTGGTGGTCGTGTCGCTGATGTCGATCGCGGAGAAGGACGTCGACCCGAAGGTGACGAAGGACAGCGCGATCGCCAGCGAGAGACCCATGTCGCCGACCCTGTTCATCACGAACGCCTTCTTCGCGGCGGCGGCCGCGGACGGCTTGTGCTGCCAGAAGCCGATCAGCAGGTAGGACGCCAGACCGACGCCCTCCCAGCCGAGGAAGAGGCCGACGTAGTTCTCCGCCAGGACCAGCATCAGCATCGCGGCGAGGAACAGGTTGAGGTAGCCGAAGAACCGGGTGCGCCGCTCGTCGTGGGCCATGTAGCCGACCGAGTAGACGTGGATCAGCGTGCCGACCCCGGTGATGAGCAGCAGGAACAGGCTGGAGAGCTGGTCGTAGAGCAGGTCGAAGCCCACCGACAGATCACCGGTGTCGAACCAGGTGTAGAGGTGCTGGACGACCTGCCTGCTCTCCTCGTCGCGACCGAACGCGGCGATGAAGAGGACGAGCGACAGCACGAAGGACGCACCGGCGAGCACGACCGCGAGCCAGTGCCCGATCCGGTCGAAGAGCGCCGGAGCCAGCGGCCGGCCGATCAGGATCAGAGCAGCGCCGGCCAGGGGCAGCGCGATGACCAGCCAGATCAGCGAGAAGACGCCGCTGGCCTCAACAGGATTCACCACTTGAGCATCCTTGGCTCGTCGACCGAAGCCGTGTTTCTGGTGCGGAAGATGGTCATGATGATGGCCAGCCCGACGACCACCTCAGCGGCCGCGACGACCATCACGAAGAACGCCGTCACCTGCCCGTCGAGGTTGCCGTGCATCCGGCTGAACGCCACCAGGGCCAGGTTGGCGGCGTTGAGCATGAGCTCGACGCACATGAAGACGACGATCGCGTTTCGCCTGGTCAGCACTCCGATCGTGCCGATCGTGAAGAGGATGGCGGACAAGATGACGTACGCCGTGGTGTTGTCTGTCATTCGCCCTGCCCCTCGTCACTCGTGCCGTTCGCCCCACCCGCGAGGATCGCCGGGACCGACTTCGTGCTCTGCGACCCGTCCGGCAGCAGCGCCGGGGTGTCGTTGCTGTTGTGGCGCGCGAAGGTGCCCGGTGGGGGCAGCGGGCCGAGGTGCTTGCCGCTCTTCGCGTAGTCGGCGACCCGCTGGCGGGCCAGGTCGCTCTGGCTCTGCTTCGGGTCGATCCGCTCGCGGTGGGCCAGCACCATCGCCCCGATCGCGGCGGTGATCAGCAGCGCGCTGGTCGCTTCGAAGGCGATCACGTAGCGAGAGAAGAGGAGGTCCGCGAGGCGCTGTACGTTGCCACCCGCGTTGGCGCTGGACAGACCGCGCATGGTGGCGATGCTCGCCTGGCCGACGCCCGCGATCAGCGTCGCGCCCAGCCCGACCCCGAGGATGACCGCGAGCACCTTCTGCCCCGCGATCGTCTCCTTGAGCCGGTCGGAGGTGTCGACGCCGACCAGCATGATCACGAACAGGAACAGCATCAGGATCGCGCCGGTGTAGACCACGATCTGCACGGCGAACAGGAACGGCGCCTCCAGCGTCGCGTAGATCATCGCGAGCCCGACCATGACGACCGCCAGCGACAGCGCGGCGTGCACGGGCTTGCGCGCGAAGAGCAGGCCCAGCGCCGCGATCACCGTGACCGAGGCGAGGATGACGAAGCTCACTGGACTCGCTCCTTAGGCTCCGGTGCGTAGTAGGAGGTGTCGTCGTTGCCGAGGAACATCGGGTGGGGAGGCGCCTCCATTCCGTCCTCGAGCGGTGCGAGCAGGTCCTGCTTCTCGTAGATCAGGCTCTCGCGCGAGGTGTCGGCGAGCTCGTACTCGTTGGTCATCGTCAGCGCCCGCGTCGGGCAGGCCTCGATGCACAGCCCGCACAGGATGCAGCGCAGGTAGTTGATCTGGTAGACGCGGCCGTAGCGCTCACCCGGCGAGTAGCGCTCCTCCTCGGTGTTCTCCGCACCCTCGACGTAGATGGCGTCGGCCGGACAGGCCCACGCGCACAGCTCGCAGCCGACGCACTTCTCCAGGCCGTCGGGGTGCCGGTTGAGCTGGTGGCGGCCGTGGAAACGCTCCTCGGTCGGCTCCTTCTGCTGCGGGTACTGCTCGGTGACCGGCTTCTTGAACTGCGTCCCGAACGTCACCGCGAACCCGCTCACCGGGTCCCAGAAGCGCTCCTTGAACGTGCGGTCGTCGTTGCTCACTTTGCCTCCTCAGGAGAGGGAAGAATGCGGTGTGCTGAGCCTGTCGAAGTGCGTACGCCGTTGGCACCCGACGGAGGTCCGAATACCAGCGGCTGGGCGGCACCTCGCACGGCGCCGCCCTGCGGCAGCGCGGGCGTCGGGAAGCCGCCGGTCGGAGTGCTGACCTGGGCCTCCTTCTCCGGAAGCCGGTTGAGGAAGCCGAGCACCACGACCACCGTGATGGCCAGACCGAAGCCGAAGAGGATCCAGTTGGGACTGAAGCCGCCCTCGATGGCGGCCATCTTGATGACCGCGACGACGACGATCCAGGCGAGGCTCGCCGGCAGCAGGACCTTCCAGCCGAGCGACATGAACTGGTCGTAGCGCAGTCGCGGCAGGGTGCCGCGCAGCCAGATGAAGATCCAGATGAAGAAGAACATCTTCAGGAAGAACCACAGCACCGGCCAGTAGCCCTCGTTGGCGCCGGCCCAGATGGTGCCGAGGCCGAGCGGGGCTCGCCAGCCGCCGAGGAACAGCGTCGTGGCGAGCGCGCTGACGGTGGCCATGTTGATGTATTCGGCCAGGAAGAAGAGCGCGAACTTCAGGCTGGAGTATTCGGTGTGGAAACCACCGACGAGCTCGCCCTCCGCCTCGGGGAGGTCGAACGGCGCGCGGTTCGTCTCGCCGACCATCGAGATGCAGTAGATCAGGAAGGACGGCAGCAGCAGCGCGCCGAACCACCAGTCCTGCTGCGCCGCGACGATCTGGCTCGTGGACAGACTGCCGGCCATCAGGAAGACGGTGACGAGCGCCAGGCCCATGCTCACCTCGTACGAGATCATCTGAGCGCTGCTGCGCAGGCCTCCCAGCAGCGAGTAGGTCGAGCCCGAGGCCCACCCACCGAGGACGATCCCGTAGATGCCGATGCTGGCGATCGCCATCACGAACAGCACCGCGACCGGCATGTCGGTCAGCTGCAGCGGCGTCTGGACACCGAAGAGGTTGACCTCCGGGCCGAACGGGATCACCGAGAACGTCACGAACGCCGGCACCGTGGCCAGGATCGGCGCGGTGATGAAGACGATCTTGTCGGCCTTCTCCGGGGTCAGGTCCTCCTTGAGCGCCAGCTTCACGCCGTCGGCGAGGGACTGCAACAGACCGAACGGTCCGTGCCGGTTCGGGCCGATGCGGTGCTGCATCCGGGCCACGACCTTGCGCTCCCACCAGATGTTGAACAGCGTCAGCACGACGCAGACCACGAAGACCAGCAGCACCTTGATCGCGATGATCCACCAGGGGTCCTGGCCGAACTGCTCCAGCCCGTTCACTGCTGTGCCCCCTCAACTGTCACGGTCGAACCCGGCGAGGCGAGGTCGGCCCAGACACCGCGCCCGAAGCTGTTCGTCGGCACCCACACGGTGCCGTCCGCCATCTCGGCCGGCAGCGCCGGAAGCGTCCAGCTCCCCCGGTCACCGGTGACCGTCACAACGTCACCGAGCTCCGCGTGGAGCGCCGCCGGGAGGCGTACGAAAGCGGGGCGGGCGGTCGCCGCCAGCGCCTTGTCACCGCTCTGCAGCGTCCCGTTGTCGAGCATCAGATGCCAGGTCGCCAGCCGGAGCCCCGCCGAATCGGTAGTTGTGGCGGCCGAGTCGGTAGTTGTGGGCGACGAGACGACAGTTTCGTCCGCCACTTCTGCGGACTCGGCGCCCAATTGTGCGAACTCGGCGGTGATGTGGGCGAGGACCTCGGCGTCGGAGTAGGCCGCGGGCTTGTCGAAGACCTTCTCGAACGGGCGGCGGCGGCCTTCCCAGGTGACGAACGTGCCGGCCTTCTCCGAGGCGGTGGCAACAGGGAGTACGACGTCGGCACGCTCGGTCACGGCGGTGACCCGCTGCTCGAGGCTGACCACGAAGCCGGCCTGGTCCAGGGCCGCCAGGAAGGCGGCCGGGTCGGCGGTGTCGTCGGGGTCCACGCCGGCGACCACGAGGGCATCGAGGCCGGCTCGGACCATGGCGTCGGCGTCGAGACCGCCCTCGCCCGGGAGCAGGTCGGCCTCGACCGCGCCCCGGTCGCCGGCGCGACGCGGCACCCAGGCGAGCCTGGCGCCGGTGCGGTCGGCGAGATCGGCCGCGGCGGAGTAGCCGCCGGGGCTGGTGGCCAGCCGTTCGCCGACCAGGATCACCGAAGCCTCGGTGACCCCGCTGACCTGCGACAACACGTCCTTCTCGGCGCCGGGAGCGGTCAGGACGACCTCGGCTCCCAGCTTGCGGGAGCCCTCCGATGCGTACGCGCTCAGGGCGGTGATCCGCAGGCCCTTTCGGTTGGCCTTGCGCAGCCGCAGGAAGAGTGTGCCGGCCTCGTCCTCGGGCTCGAGCCCGACCAGGACGACATGGTCGGCGGCGTCGAGATCCGCGTAGGTGACGCTCGTGCCCGCCACCCGCGAGCGGAGGAAACCTGTCTCCTCCTCCGACAGCGGCCGGGCACGGAAGTCGATGTGAGGCGTGCGGAGCGTGTCGCGGGCGAAGGCCGCGTAGGCCTTCGCGTCCTCCAGCGTCAGCCGGCCGCCGGGCAGCACACCCACCGAGCCGGCACCGGCCAGACCCTGGGCGGCGACGGCGACAGCCTCCAGCCAGGACGCCGGCCGGAGCTCGCCGTCCTCGCGCACCATCGGCGAGGTGAGCCGGTCACGGACGGCGTAGCGGAAGCCGAAGCGGTCCTTGTCGGAGATCCACTCTTCGTTGACCTCGGGGTCGTTGCCGGCGAGGCGGCGCATGACCTTGCCCCGACGGTGGTCGATGCGGATCGCGGCGCCACAGGCGTCGTGCTCGGCGACGCCCGGGGTCGAGACGAGGTCGAAGGGGCGGGCCCGGAACCGGTAGTCGTCGCTGGTCAGCGCACCGACCGGGCAGATCTGGATGACGTTGCCGGAGAAGTAGGACGAGAACGGCTTGTCGTCGGCGATGCCGATCTGCTGCTGCGCACCACGCTGGATCAGCGCGATCCCCGGGTCGCCCGGGATCTCGGCGGCGAAGCGGGTACAGCGCTGGCAGACGATGCACCGCTCACGGTCGAGCAAGACGTTGGGCGAGAGGTTGATGGGCTTGGGGAACGTACGCTTCGTCCCCTCGAACCGGGTCTCCCCCTGCCCGTGGGACATCGCCTGGTTCTGCAGCGGGCACTCGCCGCCCTTGTCGCACACCGGACAGTCCAGCGGGTGGTTGACCAGGAGGAACTCCATGATCCCGTGCTGCGCCTTCACGGCCGTGGAGTTCTGCGTCTCCACCACCATGCCCTCGGCGACCGGGATCGTGCACGAGGCCTGCGGCTTCGGGAAACCCCGGCCGTTGCCGGCGTCGGGGATGTCCACCAGGCACTGCCGGCAGGCACCGACGGGAGCCAGCAGCGGGTGGTCGCAGAACCGCGGGATCTCGATCCCGGCCTCCTCGGCGGCCCGGATCACGAGAGTCCCTTCGGGCACGGTCACATCGGTGCCGTCGATCTTCAGCGTCACGTCAGTCATGGTCGACTGCCTCCTCGCGGGTGGTCTCGACAAGCTCGACCACCGGATCCGCCCATGCAGTCGACGCGGCCGGGTCGAACGGGCAGCCGCCCTGCTCGAGGTGGGCCAGGTATTCGTCTCGGAAGTACTTGATCGAGGAGGTGATCGGGCTCGTCGCACCGTCACCCAGCGCACAGAACGAGCGGCCGAGGATGTTGTCGCACTGGTCGAGCAGCAGGTCGAGGTCTTCGGGTTTGCCGTCGCCCTTCTCCAGCCGCTCCAGCACCTGCACCAGCCACCAGGTGCCCTCGCGGCACGGGGTGCACTTGCCGCACGACTCGTGCTTGTAGAACTCCGTCCACCGCAGCACCGCACGGACCACGCAGACGGAGTCGTCGAAGATCTGCAGCGCGCGGGTGCCGAGCATCGAGCCCGCCGCCGCGACGCCTTCGAAGTCCAGCGTCACGTCCAGGTGCTCCTGGGTGAACAGCGGTGTCGAGGAGCCACCGGGGGTCCAGAACTTCAGCTCGTGCCCCTCGCGTACGCCACCGGCCAGCTCGATCAGCTGGCGCAGCGTGATGCCGAGCGGAGCCTCGTACTGACCGGGCTTCTTGACGTGACCGGAGAGCGAGAAGATGCCGACGCCGGCCGACTTCTCGGTGCCCATTCCCGCGAACCAGGAGGCGCCGTTCTTCACGATCGCCGGCACCGAGGCGATCGACTCCGCGTTGTTGATCACGGTCGGGCTCGCGTAGAGACCGGCGACGGCCGGAAACGGCGGACGCAGCCTCGGCTGCCCGCGACGTCCCTCGAGCGAGTCGAGCAGCGCGGTCTCCTCGCCACAGATGTAGGCCCCGGCGCCCGCGTGCACGACCAGCTCGAGGTCGTACCCGGAGCCGTGGATGTTCTTGCCGAGGTGGCCGGCCGCGTAGGCCTCACGGACCGCGGCCTGCAGCCGCCGGATCACGTGCAGCACCTCGCCGCGTACGTAGATGAAGGCACGCTCCGCACGGATGGCGTAGGAGGAGATGATCACGCCCTCGACCAGGGTGTGGGGCGAGGCCATCATGAGCGGGATGTCCTTGCAGGTGCCCGGCTCGGACTCGTCGGCGTTGACCACCAGGTAGCGCGGCTTGGGGTTCTCGGGGTCGGGCGGCGGCAGGAAGCCCCACTTCACCCCCGTCGGGAAGCCGGCGCCGCCGCGGCCGCGGAGACCGGAGTCCTTGACCGCGGTCTGTACGTCCACGGGAGCCATCCCGAGCGCGATGTCGAGCGCCTCGTAGCCGCCGGTGGCGGTGTAGGCGGGCAGCGTCCAGGCCCGCTCGTCGCCCCAGTTGGCGGTCAGGACCGGGGTCAGCGTGTCAGTCATCGGACGCCTCCTCGGCGATCGTCTCCGACTCGGCGCGACGGGTGTCGGCCACCTCGACGGCTTCGGGCAGCTTCTCCGGGATATCGGCCGAGCCGCGTGCGTCGCCCGGGGCCGCCCAGCCGCGCTCACGCGCCAGCTCCAGCCCGACCCGCGACGCCGACCCGGCGGCCGGGCCCTCGTCGACGAGGCCGTCCTCGAAGCCGGCCAGGACCCGCTCGGCCTCGCGCCAGCTCGTGATCCGCGCACCGCGGGAGGCCACGACCTCACGGCCCTCACGCAGGTCGTCGACCAGCTGCGAGGCCGACTCCGGCGTCTGGTTGTCGAAGAACTCCCAGTTGACCATCACCACCGGCGCGTAGTCGCAGGCAGCGTTGCACTCGATGTGCTCGAGCGTGATCGCACCGTCGGCGGTGGTCTCGTCGTTGCCCACCTCGAGCTTCTCGCGCAGGCAGGCGAAGATCTCGTCGCCACCCATGACCGCGCACAGCGTGTTGGTGCAGACGCCGACGTGGTGGGTGCCGACAGGGTGGCGCTTGTACATCGTGTAGAAGGTCGCAACCCCGCTCACCTCGGCCGGGGTGAGCCCGAGGACCTCGGCGCAGGCCTGGATCCCTTCGGGCGTGACCCGACCCTCGACCGACTGCACCAGATGGAGCATGGGCAGCAGGCCCGAGCGGGCCTGCGGGTAGCGAGCCGCGATCTCGCGCAGCTCGTCGTAGGTCTCAGCAGCAAGCGTCATCGGTCGACGCCTCCCATCACCGGGTCGATGGACGCGATCGCCACGATCACGTCGGCCACCATGCCGCCCTCGGACATCACGCTGGTGGCTTGGAGGTTGGTGAACGACGGGTCCCGGAAGTGGACCCGGAAAGGCTTGGTGCCGCCGTCGCTGACCACGTGGGCGCCGAGCTCTCCACGCGGCGACTCGATCGCGGCGTACGCCTGGCCTGCCGGCACCCGGAAGCCCTCGGTCACCAGCTTGAAGTGGTGGATCAGCGCCTCCATCGACTCGCCCATGATGTGGCGGATGTGGTCGAGGGAGTTGCCCTGGCCGTCGGGGCCGACGGAGAGCTGCGAGGGCCAGGCGATCTTCTTGTCGGCGACCATCACGGGGGCGCCGTCGAGGTCCTCGAGCCTCTTGAGCGCCTGC includes:
- the nuoL gene encoding NADH-quinone oxidoreductase subunit L — translated: MVNPVEASGVFSLIWLVIALPLAGAALILIGRPLAPALFDRIGHWLAVVLAGASFVLSLVLFIAAFGRDEESRQVVQHLYTWFDTGDLSVGFDLLYDQLSSLFLLLITGVGTLIHVYSVGYMAHDERRTRFFGYLNLFLAAMLMLVLAENYVGLFLGWEGVGLASYLLIGFWQHKPSAAAAAKKAFVMNRVGDMGLSLAIALSFVTFGSTSFSAIDISDTTTTTLNWLGILLLVGACGKSAQVPLQGWLLDAMEGPTPVSALIHAATMVTAGVYLIVRSSAIFDAAEAASTAVVVVALVTIIWGAAISCVKDDIKKVLAGSTMSQIGYMMLAAGLGGPGYAFAIFHLLTHGFFKANMFLGAGSLMHGMNDDVNLKHYGALSRALPVTFLTFAMGYLAIIGFPGFAGFWSKDKILEVAFAESWLVGIIALLAAGVTAFYMTRLMMLAFFGRKRWPEGVHPHESPRIMTGPLVVLAALSVLGGVFALGGWIEHWLEPVVAIGHAEHHGPLPVWATSVLAVLVVAIGVAAAGFVFGRRPATTEPTPYLHVPHIEDVVVPPGMAITRGALATDKYAVDGLMSGGPIALAAIAGELRKAQTGYVRSYALSVLGGTVLVTLAILVVN
- a CDS encoding complex I subunit 4 family protein, with the protein product MLTTLVLIPFVGALVTAVMPARPKLWAFGFAIATLIAGLVTMFTAPDTDVVWMEPLGVHWALEMDGFGKLMVLLTVVLVPLVMVAAVKDHDKRWYAWALALEAFALLTFLAADLFVFYIAFEATLIPAYFMIGQHGGPNRAKAALKFLMFQLGGGLVLLGALIGFFVVSSEAGAPSYLISDLARLDIGTTAERWIFVAMFIAFAVKAPLFPVHTWLADTTEQATTPTSVLLVCVLDKIGTFGMIRLCLGLVPEASAWATPVVIVLALISIVYGAVLAIGQDDLLRLIGLTSLSHFGLITLGIFAATREGLVGAILYMVNHGVATAAMFLIAGFLIARKGTASISSMQGLEKATPVLAGTFLIAGLATAGLPGLSQFVSEIMVLISAFDYHWLVGVIAVTAIVLAAIYVLWAYQRIFTGPAQLSRRPVRDLDRREVGVLVPLLVALFFFGFVPGPLISAAQPVVAPLVDVIQAGE
- the nuoI gene encoding NADH-quinone oxidoreductase subunit NuoI — encoded protein: MSNDDRTFKERFWDPVSGFAVTFGTQFKKPVTEQYPQQKEPTEERFHGRHQLNRHPDGLEKCVGCELCAWACPADAIYVEGAENTEEERYSPGERYGRVYQINYLRCILCGLCIEACPTRALTMTNEYELADTSRESLIYEKQDLLAPLEDGMEAPPHPMFLGNDDTSYYAPEPKERVQ
- a CDS encoding NADH-quinone oxidoreductase subunit G, with product MTDVTLKIDGTDVTVPEGTLVIRAAEEAGIEIPRFCDHPLLAPVGACRQCLVDIPDAGNGRGFPKPQASCTIPVAEGMVVETQNSTAVKAQHGIMEFLLVNHPLDCPVCDKGGECPLQNQAMSHGQGETRFEGTKRTFPKPINLSPNVLLDRERCIVCQRCTRFAAEIPGDPGIALIQRGAQQQIGIADDKPFSSYFSGNVIQICPVGALTSDDYRFRARPFDLVSTPGVAEHDACGAAIRIDHRRGKVMRRLAGNDPEVNEEWISDKDRFGFRYAVRDRLTSPMVREDGELRPASWLEAVAVAAQGLAGAGSVGVLPGGRLTLEDAKAYAAFARDTLRTPHIDFRARPLSEEETGFLRSRVAGTSVTYADLDAADHVVLVGLEPEDEAGTLFLRLRKANRKGLRITALSAYASEGSRKLGAEVVLTAPGAEKDVLSQVSGVTEASVILVGERLATSPGGYSAAADLADRTGARLAWVPRRAGDRGAVEADLLPGEGGLDADAMVRAGLDALVVAGVDPDDTADPAAFLAALDQAGFVVSLEQRVTAVTERADVVLPVATASEKAGTFVTWEGRRRPFEKVFDKPAAYSDAEVLAHITAEFAQLGAESAEVADETVVSSPTTTDSAATTTDSAGLRLATWHLMLDNGTLQSGDKALAATARPAFVRLPAALHAELGDVVTVTGDRGSWTLPALPAEMADGTVWVPTNSFGRGVWADLASPGSTVTVEGAQQ
- the nuoN gene encoding NADH-quinone oxidoreductase subunit NuoN, with protein sequence MFESPGISYATLWPVLLVLGVACAGVVVEAFAPRAARFNAQVSLALAGLVAALAGTVAVGAGTALGASTGEGALVIDGPGVFSQGLVLLVSLGGVALFAERRLDNGVSAFAGQAAALPGTSAERTASQRGLEHTEVYPLMMFAVGGMMLFCISGDLLMLFVALEVLSLPLYLLTGLARRRRLLSQEAALKYFLLGAFSSGIFLYGLALVYGFAGSMSLAEIGEAAAEDGSSPLLLLGIGLMAVGLLFKTGAVPFHSWTPDVYQGAPTPVTAWMSAATKIAAFAAMLRLFYVAFGAEGEIWRPAIGVVAVLTMLLGASFAIVQTDVKRMLGYSAVAHTGFLLTGLLGVQTDAFGSTQAVLFYLTAYGFATLGAFAIVSLVRGPNGEVGSLDRWAGLGRTNPWVGATFAVFLLSMAGLPLTAGFIGKWGVFAAALGAGQWPVVAVAIGSSIIAIFFYVRVIMLMFFTDAREDVATVSTPSYATSVVIALSAVATVLLGVIPGPVLSLLVDAGGFIG
- a CDS encoding NADH-quinone oxidoreductase subunit J, with protein sequence MSFVILASVTVIAALGLLFARKPVHAALSLAVVMVGLAMIYATLEAPFLFAVQIVVYTGAILMLFLFVIMLVGVDTSDRLKETIAGQKVLAVILGVGLGATLIAGVGQASIATMRGLSSANAGGNVQRLADLLFSRYVIAFEATSALLITAAIGAMVLAHRERIDPKQSQSDLARQRVADYAKSGKHLGPLPPPGTFARHNSNDTPALLPDGSQSTKSVPAILAGGANGTSDEGQGE
- the nuoK gene encoding NADH-quinone oxidoreductase subunit NuoK, whose amino-acid sequence is MTDNTTAYVILSAILFTIGTIGVLTRRNAIVVFMCVELMLNAANLALVAFSRMHGNLDGQVTAFFVMVVAAAEVVVGLAIIMTIFRTRNTASVDEPRMLKW
- the nuoH gene encoding NADH-quinone oxidoreductase subunit NuoH → MNGLEQFGQDPWWIIAIKVLLVFVVCVVLTLFNIWWERKVVARMQHRIGPNRHGPFGLLQSLADGVKLALKEDLTPEKADKIVFITAPILATVPAFVTFSVIPFGPEVNLFGVQTPLQLTDMPVAVLFVMAIASIGIYGIVLGGWASGSTYSLLGGLRSSAQMISYEVSMGLALVTVFLMAGSLSTSQIVAAQQDWWFGALLLPSFLIYCISMVGETNRAPFDLPEAEGELVGGFHTEYSSLKFALFFLAEYINMATVSALATTLFLGGWRAPLGLGTIWAGANEGYWPVLWFFLKMFFFIWIFIWLRGTLPRLRYDQFMSLGWKVLLPASLAWIVVVAVIKMAAIEGGFSPNWILFGFGLAITVVVVLGFLNRLPEKEAQVSTPTGGFPTPALPQGGAVRGAAQPLVFGPPSGANGVRTSTGSAHRILPSPEEAK